A single genomic interval of Bacillus smithii harbors:
- a CDS encoding S-layer homology domain-containing protein, whose protein sequence is MAYQPKSYRKFVATAATATLVATAVTPAFAAENLPFGDVNKNYAEAVGALYSKNIVKGVSKTEFGTYKPLKRGDAAVIIAKALELDTKNAPDAGSKM, encoded by the coding sequence ATGGCTTACCAACCAAAGTCTTATCGCAAATTTGTGGCTACGGCTGCAACAGCAACATTGGTAGCAACGGCTGTAACGCCGGCATTTGCTGCTGAAAATCTGCCGTTTGGCGATGTAAACAAAAACTATGCAGAAGCAGTAGGTGCGTTGTATAGCAAAAACATCGTCAAGGGAGTCAGCAAAACTGAATTCGGTACGTACAAACCTTTAAAACGCGGCGATGCAGCTGTTATCATCGCTAAAGCGTTAGAGCTTGACACGAAAAATGCTCCCGATGCCGGTTCAAAGATGTGA
- the csaB gene encoding polysaccharide pyruvyl transferase CsaB — protein sequence MKVVISGFYGLGNTGDEAILEAILDNLRNEIDEVDITVFSFSPEKTAKRHNVRSVYRGWRRENKQKVQALKKADLLISGGGGLLQDTYPTKFLFGPLPYYLLIVFLAKLCGAKVMFFSQGIGPVNTTWGKILMKVFANMADFITVRDPFSKELLHKLGVNRPESVVTADIVFAFHQKEDSACLDSLPLKGGERLVAVSVRPWFGDTSYYGHIAQALDSLIESEGVTPVFVPMEGHYDVRASEKVRQQMKHRDQSLLLGPDFTPNQYLNFISACEMTIGLRLHCLIFSCLAGVPHIGISYDKKVESLLKRSGMWDYSFTLENLDPEKLADNAREVLQRQEELKEMIRENAAEMRSEAMKNIDLLKERFGQ from the coding sequence TTGAAAGTAGTTATTTCCGGCTTTTACGGCCTTGGCAATACCGGGGACGAAGCGATATTGGAAGCGATTCTCGATAACTTGCGCAACGAGATTGACGAGGTGGATATCACCGTTTTTTCCTTTTCCCCGGAGAAAACGGCAAAACGCCACAATGTCCGGTCCGTGTACCGCGGGTGGCGCCGTGAAAATAAACAAAAAGTACAAGCTTTAAAGAAGGCGGATTTATTGATTTCCGGAGGCGGCGGTCTCCTTCAGGACACGTATCCGACGAAATTTTTGTTCGGACCGCTTCCTTATTATTTATTGATCGTGTTTTTAGCCAAGTTGTGCGGAGCAAAAGTCATGTTTTTCTCCCAGGGCATTGGTCCCGTCAATACGACATGGGGAAAAATTCTCATGAAAGTCTTTGCCAATATGGCCGATTTCATCACAGTAAGAGATCCATTTTCAAAGGAGCTTCTCCACAAACTCGGTGTTAATAGGCCGGAATCAGTGGTAACGGCAGATATCGTCTTTGCCTTTCACCAAAAGGAGGACAGCGCCTGTTTGGACAGCTTGCCGTTAAAAGGCGGGGAGCGATTGGTCGCGGTCAGTGTCCGCCCTTGGTTCGGAGATACGTCTTATTACGGGCATATCGCCCAAGCGCTGGATAGCCTGATCGAATCCGAAGGCGTCACTCCTGTCTTCGTCCCGATGGAAGGGCATTATGATGTCCGAGCCTCTGAAAAAGTCCGGCAGCAGATGAAACATCGTGATCAAAGCCTTCTGCTTGGACCCGACTTTACCCCTAATCAGTATTTGAATTTTATCTCAGCTTGCGAAATGACGATCGGACTGCGTCTGCATTGCTTGATTTTTTCCTGTTTGGCAGGTGTTCCCCATATCGGGATCAGCTATGACAAAAAGGTCGAAAGTTTACTGAAGCGTTCCGGGATGTGGGACTATTCCTTCACACTTGAAAACTTGGATCCGGAAAAACTGGCGGATAATGCCCGGGAAGTATTGCAACGCCAGGAAGAACTGAAAGAGATGATCCGTGAGAATGCCGCAGAAATGCGCAGCGAAGCGATGAAAAATATCGATTTGCTGAAGGAACGTTTTGGCCAGTAG
- the murJ gene encoding murein biosynthesis integral membrane protein MurJ: protein MSLKKTAIWLTILAVVVKLSGFVRESIIAHQFGVSQYTDGYLLAFSFITLALAMISGGFNNVFLPMYVQQLKEQPKQAERNANGVMNWTVLIFLVVTVTGYFFVPDFVPWIYGDMKPQTKETAIAVTQFFFLFMSFIALSGILDSYLQGRRVFVPSQIAKLLQTIMGVAFAFLFSEKWGINSLAYGFIFGTILGTILQLAYLFRTGYRWSPVWKVEREFRKTFLVLLVPSLLNSVVGQINVFVNKAFASDIKGAVTYLNDASLITSIPQTVYATSIAVIIFTLLSEQLDNQKKFQDTFFLGMQLSLLTLMPITAWLIVAGRETIAFIFERGKFTAADTYQTYLALVYYLPTIVTQGLQYIVSKSMYARGKTAIVFRISVTTIALNAILNWLFIKPFGYPGLALTNSIVSVYYLVATAAFMYKDFEPGEKRRLFVLFGKVLLPTVVMIVPLYLFKLYVPIDHLYSLWQLAILGILGAVLYIVGLYVFYREGYHQLVGIVKRKMRS, encoded by the coding sequence ATGTCATTGAAAAAAACAGCCATTTGGCTGACGATCTTGGCTGTGGTGGTGAAGCTGTCCGGTTTTGTCCGGGAGAGCATCATCGCCCACCAGTTTGGGGTCAGCCAATATACAGACGGGTATTTGCTTGCGTTTTCGTTTATTACGTTGGCGCTCGCCATGATTTCGGGCGGATTCAATAATGTGTTCCTTCCTATGTACGTCCAGCAGCTGAAAGAACAGCCAAAGCAGGCGGAACGAAACGCGAACGGAGTGATGAACTGGACGGTGCTCATTTTCCTTGTGGTCACCGTGACCGGCTATTTCTTCGTTCCCGACTTTGTCCCTTGGATTTACGGGGACATGAAGCCGCAAACGAAGGAAACGGCGATTGCCGTTACCCAATTTTTCTTCCTGTTTATGAGCTTTATTGCGCTGAGCGGAATATTGGATTCCTATTTGCAGGGCCGAAGGGTGTTCGTTCCGTCACAAATCGCCAAACTGCTGCAAACGATCATGGGCGTCGCCTTTGCCTTTTTGTTTTCAGAAAAATGGGGAATTAACAGTCTTGCCTACGGGTTTATTTTCGGAACCATTTTAGGAACGATTCTTCAGCTGGCCTATTTGTTCCGGACAGGGTACCGCTGGAGTCCGGTTTGGAAAGTCGAACGCGAATTTCGCAAGACTTTTCTTGTGTTGCTCGTCCCCTCTTTATTGAACTCGGTTGTGGGGCAAATTAACGTGTTCGTCAATAAGGCGTTTGCGTCTGACATTAAGGGAGCCGTCACCTATTTAAACGACGCTTCGCTCATTACCTCCATCCCCCAAACCGTCTATGCGACATCGATTGCGGTGATTATTTTTACGCTGTTATCTGAACAGCTGGATAATCAAAAAAAATTCCAAGACACGTTTTTCTTAGGAATGCAGCTGTCGCTTTTAACTTTAATGCCCATCACTGCATGGCTGATCGTGGCAGGACGGGAAACGATTGCGTTTATTTTTGAACGCGGCAAATTTACGGCCGCGGACACGTATCAAACCTATCTGGCGCTCGTGTACTATTTGCCAACCATCGTGACGCAAGGTCTGCAATATATTGTATCGAAGTCAATGTACGCTCGGGGAAAAACTGCGATCGTATTCCGAATCAGCGTGACGACTATCGCATTAAATGCGATTTTAAACTGGCTGTTTATCAAGCCATTCGGCTATCCGGGCTTAGCATTGACCAATTCGATTGTGTCCGTTTATTACTTGGTTGCTACCGCCGCTTTCATGTACAAAGATTTTGAACCCGGCGAAAAGCGGAGGCTCTTTGTCCTGTTCGGAAAAGTATTGCTGCCAACAGTCGTCATGATCGTGCCGCTGTACTTGTTCAAGCTCTATGTACCGATCGATCATCTCTACTCGCTTTGGCAGCTGGCCATCCTTGGCATACTTGGAGCCGTTCTTTACATAGTCGGGCTGTATGTATTCTACCGAGAAGGCTATCACCAGCTCGTGGGCATCGTGAAAAGAAAAATGCGGTCGTAG
- a CDS encoding RNA-guided endonuclease TnpB family protein, whose product MAKQNKAFKFRLLPNKEQSALLAKTFGCVRFVYNKMLAERKETYEKFKDDKELLKKQKFPTPAKYKSEFPFLKEVDSLALANAQMNLQTAYKNFFEGNADFPKFKNRKAKQSYTTNMVNGNIKLENGHIKLPKIKKPIKMKQHREIPADYKIKSCTISKTKTGKYYISILTEYEKDIRPVKIQKVVGLDFAMDGLYVESEQGKKANYPRYYRQALDKLAKAQRILSRRKKGSARWEKQHLKVAKLHEKTANQRRNFLHHKSKELATNYDAVIIEDLDMKGMSQALNFGKSVHDNGWGMFTTFLAYKLKEQGKQLVKIDKWFPSTKKCSCCGKEKEMPLSERVYKCSCGFVLDRDHNSAINIKNEGLRLLA is encoded by the coding sequence ATGGCCAAGCAAAACAAAGCTTTCAAGTTTCGTTTGTTACCAAACAAAGAACAATCCGCATTATTAGCTAAGACATTTGGTTGTGTTCGCTTTGTCTACAATAAGATGTTAGCTGAACGCAAAGAAACGTATGAAAAGTTCAAGGATGATAAAGAATTGCTTAAAAAGCAAAAGTTTCCGACCCCTGCAAAATATAAAAGTGAATTTCCATTCCTAAAAGAAGTGGATTCTTTAGCTTTGGCAAATGCACAAATGAACTTACAGACTGCTTATAAGAATTTCTTTGAAGGAAATGCGGATTTTCCAAAGTTCAAAAATCGTAAAGCAAAACAATCCTATACAACTAATATGGTCAACGGAAATATTAAGCTAGAAAATGGTCATATCAAACTGCCAAAAATCAAAAAGCCAATAAAAATGAAACAGCATAGAGAGATACCTGCTGATTATAAAATCAAATCTTGCACTATTTCTAAAACAAAGACAGGCAAATACTACATTTCAATTTTGACAGAATATGAGAAAGATATTCGTCCAGTTAAAATACAGAAAGTTGTTGGTTTGGATTTTGCTATGGATGGTCTATATGTCGAGAGTGAACAGGGTAAGAAAGCCAATTACCCACGTTACTATCGGCAAGCCTTAGATAAATTAGCAAAAGCACAACGAATTCTTTCTCGAAGAAAGAAAGGTTCTGCAAGATGGGAAAAACAACACCTGAAAGTGGCTAAGCTACATGAAAAGACAGCGAATCAGCGCAGAAACTTTCTTCATCATAAGTCAAAAGAATTAGCAACAAACTATGACGCTGTGATTATTGAGGACTTAGACATGAAAGGCATGTCTCAAGCCCTCAACTTTGGAAAAAGCGTTCATGATAACGGCTGGGGGATGTTCACTACTTTCTTAGCGTATAAGCTAAAAGAACAGGGGAAACAACTTGTGAAAATTGATAAGTGGTTTCCCTCCACTAAGAAGTGTTCATGTTGCGGCAAGGAAAAAGAAATGCCATTATCTGAACGTGTATATAAATGTTCTTGCGGCTTTGTATTAGATCGCGATCACAATTCAGCAATCAATATCAAAAATGAGGGATTACGCTTATTAGCATAA
- a CDS encoding ribbon-helix-helix protein, CopG family → MREEKERVEIRMPKTILEKLEQYQKENGIPTRTAAILELLRKGLEK, encoded by the coding sequence ATGAGAGAAGAGAAAGAACGTGTAGAAATTCGTATGCCTAAGACGATATTAGAAAAATTGGAGCAATATCAAAAAGAAAATGGGATTCCAACTAGAACAGCCGCAATCTTAGAATTGTTGAGAAAGGGATTGGAAAAATAA